Proteins from a genomic interval of Dermacentor variabilis isolate Ectoservices chromosome 8, ASM5094787v1, whole genome shotgun sequence:
- the LOC142590984 gene encoding uncharacterized protein LOC142590984 — translation MVRLRANQGLSSLAEQLKATKAVSNIRELDLTNCILIEPNELPLHIGNCRGLQSLRCVACPLLPSALLSLMLERLPYLKEVEFSLLADKDVDSEIRYVHHTASQLPGALARNLRRMYVEVSGDVNFKLLSVFLRYCPNIDDLRVHFVRGSFMSAIRECNAILKQGVNLETFSFSSDVPASNQRLPSGPLDFTSWAAVCGNVTYRRSSNMCNCVLLRDLAVGCVGPTILPQQLVLVIVHHAEGITAEWIRAATLGHFWANVSQLCILLFPAQPSCGVYATAGAMCRDSLRDLVSTKLRQVVELNISAFHFGPDLDLTALLQDGSLKHLQSLSATPCGLRRPSALRRLAQNCTKFKELDVRIDRRGSFVRCAVCEGEFYLDPKDIPAMYDGSPVFHNALARLTLSDVHGRISLWFIETCRAVTVRLSDCPNPSHPDYPSLGQLLARNSSLNCLVLRHDALPFGEACLLENISRIASLQYLCLLSAAPLLDNAAKVSVLTFSARLWPRIKCVHVHYRNSVGGTEKRITWLRKFRAPSGGVLVPGGPCFLCCSTATFIGLAKPLNRDCQQIV, via the exons ATGGTGAGACTGCGTGCCAACCAAGGGCTATCTTCTCTGGCCGAGCAGCTGAAAGCTACGAAAGCGGTGAGCAACATCCGCGAACTGGACCTTACAAATTGCATTCTTATCGAACCCAACGAATTGCCTCTGCACATAGGCAATTGTAGGGGACTCCAATCCTTGCGGTGCGTCGCCTGCCCGCTCCTGCCGAGCGCCCTGCTCAGTTTAATGTTGGAACGGCTTCCGTATCTGAAGGAAGTTGAGTTCTCCCTCCTGGCTGATAAGGACGTGGACTCGGAAATAAGGTACGTGCACCACACCGCGTCGCAACTGCCAGGCGCCCTGGCTCGCAATCTCCGCCGCATGTACGTCGAAGTGAGCGGCGACGTGAACTTCAAGCTCCTCTCGGTGTTCCTGCGCTACTGCCCGAACATCGACGACCTGCGTGTTCATTTCGTGCGCGGAAGCTTCATGAGCGCTATCCGGGAATGTAACGCCATCCTCAAACAGGGCGTCAATTTGGAAACATTCTCATTCTCTTCCGATGTGCCAGCCTCCAATCAACGCCTGCCTTCCGGACCGTTGGATTTCACGAGCTGGGCAGCCGTCTGCGGCAACGTCACCTACCGGAGGTCGAGCAACATGTGTAACTGTGTTCTTCTAAGAGATCTCGCTGTCGGCTGCGTTGGTCCCACCATTCTGCCACAACAGCTGGTCTTGGTTATCGTCCACCACGCAGAAGGCATCACGGCTGAATGGATTCGCGCGGCCACCCTTGGACACTTCTGGGCGAACGTGAGCCAACTTTGTATTCTGCTATTTCCGGCACAGCCCTCCTGTGGTGTTTACGCGACGGCGGGCGCCATGTGCCGCGACAGTCTTCGCGACCTCGTCTCGACCAAGCTCCGGCAGGTCGTCGAGCTTAACATAAGCGCCTTTCACTTCGGCCCCGACCTCGACTTGACGGCACTGCTCCAGGACGGCTCGCTGAAGCATCTGCAATCCCTCTCAGCGACCCCTTGCGGGCTTCGGCGCCCGTCAGCTCTGCGCCGTCTGGCGCAGAACTGCACCAAATTCAAAGAACTGGACGTGCGCATCGATAGGCGCGGCAGCTTTGTTCGGTGCGCCGTCTGCGAGGGTGAGTTCTACCTCGATCCCAAAGACATTCCGGCAATGTACGACGGCTCCCCCGTGTTTCACAATGCGCTTGCCAGGCTGACTCTGAGTGACGTGCATGGCCGTATCTCCCTTTGGTTCATCGAGACCTGTCGAGCGGTTACGGTGCGGCTGTCAGACTGCCCTAATCCCTCGCACCCAGACTACCCATCTCTGGGTCAGCTGCTCGCCAGAAACAGCTCGCTTAATTGTCTAGTGCTTCGGCACGATGCCCTGCCCTTCGGCGAGGCATGTCTGCTG GAAAACATCTCACGCATCGCCAGTCTTCAGTACCTGTGCCTTCTGTCGGCGGCGCCATTACTGGACAATGCAGCCAAGGTGTCCGTGCTGACGTTCAGTGCCCGCCTGTGGCCTCGCATAAAGTGTGTACACGTTCACTACCGAAACTCTGTCGGCGGCACCGAGAAGCGAATCACTTGGTTGAGGAAGTTTCGCGCTCCGAGCGGTGGCGTCCTGGTTCCAGGCGGTCCCTGCTTCCTCTGTTGCTCGACGGCTACGTTCATAGGACTCGCCAAGCCGCTTAATCGTGACTGTCAACAGATCGTGTAG